Proteins co-encoded in one Bacteroidota bacterium genomic window:
- a CDS encoding TlpA family protein disulfide reductase, with translation MKNILFIPLFFISLTVFPQTELLNNTYPLLTFNALLQSPVKSATAEYFDGKTVVLEFWATWCSPCLANVKHLNELQSHFADSVLFISITDEPKEKIEKFLEKRKINGWIACDTAKNMHQAYHVQGIPRTVIIDKNGIVIYDGRPENVDTTLLSSILNGGYVPEKKKQTTAARLFGAWSGGDDPVFTANFSTPNRSLVPYQHIIRPTVMPQGGGSAWRDFNNSVGVTIINAGIPKIFSLLMKLSSPVRVINHSKVNDTACFDIIFSRSNGYTLEAAKTEILNSIGSTFDIKWRDTVINTSVLTAKVTDEQHLMAKNAINWNDPSSKSYYPLSGLLKQLENSVGKPVEYEAVMDTLYIDTFEIFDSLYTMPANDLQSWLTQKGVQFQIAAIPVKKVWLY, from the coding sequence ATGAAAAACATACTATTTATCCCCCTGTTTTTTATTTCATTAACGGTATTTCCGCAAACCGAGCTGCTAAACAATACCTATCCGCTATTAACTTTTAACGCTCTTTTGCAAAGCCCCGTTAAAAGTGCTACTGCTGAATATTTTGACGGTAAAACCGTCGTGCTTGAGTTTTGGGCCACTTGGTGTTCGCCCTGCTTAGCCAATGTGAAACATTTAAACGAACTGCAATCGCATTTTGCCGACTCGGTACTCTTTATCTCAATAACCGACGAGCCGAAAGAAAAAATCGAAAAGTTCCTTGAAAAACGAAAGATAAACGGTTGGATAGCCTGCGATACCGCTAAAAATATGCACCAAGCTTATCACGTGCAAGGAATTCCCCGCACTGTTATCATAGATAAGAACGGTATTGTTATTTATGACGGAAGGCCTGAAAACGTGGACACCACGCTGTTATCATCCATTTTAAATGGGGGTTATGTCCCCGAAAAGAAAAAACAGACAACCGCCGCAAGGCTTTTTGGTGCCTGGAGCGGTGGCGACGACCCTGTGTTTACTGCTAATTTTAGCACGCCCAATCGCTCGCTTGTACCCTACCAACATATTATAAGACCCACTGTGATGCCGCAAGGTGGTGGTAGCGCCTGGCGGGATTTCAACAACAGTGTTGGGGTTACTATCATAAATGCAGGCATACCAAAAATATTTTCTTTATTAATGAAGCTTTCAAGTCCTGTGAGAGTGATAAATCACTCAAAAGTTAATGACACTGCTTGCTTTGATATTATTTTTTCAAGAAGTAACGGCTATACACTTGAGGCTGCAAAAACGGAGATATTAAATTCTATTGGGAGTACTTTTGACATAAAATGGCGCGATACAGTAATTAATACATCAGTATTAACCGCAAAGGTTACTGATGAGCAGCATTTAATGGCCAAGAATGCTATTAATTGGAACGACCCGTCATCAAAAAGTTATTATCCCCTGAGCGGATTACTAAAACAACTCGAAAATAGCGTTGGCAAGCCTGTTGAATATGAAGCAGTGATGGATACCCTGTATATTGATACGTTTGAAATATTTGACAGCTTGTACACCATGCCTGCCAATGATTTGCAAAGTTGGTTAACGCAAAAAGGAGTTCAGTTTCAAATTGCCGCAATACCTGTAAAAAAAGTATGGCTGTATTAG